One window of Nymphaea colorata isolate Beijing-Zhang1983 chromosome 11, ASM883128v2, whole genome shotgun sequence genomic DNA carries:
- the LOC116264352 gene encoding LOW QUALITY PROTEIN: protein PAT1 homolog (The sequence of the model RefSeq protein was modified relative to this genomic sequence to represent the inferred CDS: inserted 4 bases in 2 codons; deleted 2 bases in 1 codon; substituted 3 bases at 3 genomic stop codons), with protein MVGKCSLVVSAAQILIILDGDIAQLVADVIRAPMVEEDATDVTHWFTALVQFRIFARHHFWSSSNGLMSSQLLXQQQQQRLHSMQAPMSHYPMVQQQLFNVHXPPSHMMNKCEPMLGMLDLREQRQKPYHWGGNKQPIRFGQSSFDTSGQQSDNGWPQVRSKYMSAEEVENILRMQHAATHCIYTYIDDYYHQACLAQKSVGSRLKHHFFPSHLRDMPPRARANSEPHNYLQVDALGRVPFSSIXRPRPLLEVDPPSSSSDITFDHKPIEKPLEQEPMLAARIMIEDGLCLLLDVDDIDHVLQFSQPQDGGAHLRRRRQVLLEGLAASLQLVDPLGHGKGSHPVNLASKDDLVFLRLVSLPKGRKLLARYLHLLVPDGELTQIVSMAIFRHMRXRTVSACVCSMDLSALSACLAAVACSSKQPPLHLLGSSVGDGAFIILKSVLDRATDLFTDPHMAATYNMSNRALWXASFSSFFELLTRYFLSKYDNIIHSLIIHAANISAVGAEAEKAISREMPVKLFRASILHTNEHQRKLLSDFAQQSMPISSFHGRVTPESAQR; from the exons CAAATCCTAATAATCCTCGATGGAGATATAGCTCAATTGGTAGCAGATGTGATCAGAGCACCCATG GTGGAAGAGGATGCTACTGATGTAACTCATTGGTTCACTGCTTTGGTGCAATTTAGGATTTTTGCTAGACATCATTTTTGG TCATCATCCAATGGGTTGATGTCCTCACAGTTActgtagcagcagcagcagcaaagaCTGCATTCTATGCAAGCACCCATGTCTCATTATCCTATGGTTCAGCAGCAGTTATTTAATGTGCA TCCTCCATCTCACATGATGAACAAGTGTGAACCTATGTTAGGGATGCTAGATCTTAGAGAGCAAAGACAAAAACCGTACCACTGGGGTGGCAACAAGCAGCCAATA CGATTTGGTCAATCAAGCTTTGATACAAGTGGCCAACAAAGTGATAATGGTTGGCCTCAAGTTCGTTCAAAGTACATGTCAGCTGAGGAGGTTGAGAACATTCTTAGAATGCAGCATGCTGCTACTCATTGCATTTATACGTATATAGATGATTACTACCATCAAGCATGCCTAGCCCAAAAGTCTGTTGGATCAAGGTTGAAACACCATTTTTTCCCTTCACATTTGAGGGATATGCCTCCACGTGCACGTGCAAATTCAGAACCACATAACTACTTGCAGGTTGATGCACTTGGGCgtgttccattttcttctatCTGAAGGCCTCGTCCTTTGCTTGAAGTTGATCCACCTTCATCATCAAGTGATATCACCTTTGATCATAAGCCTATTGAGAAACCACTTGAACAAGAGCCTATGCTTGCAGCTAGGATCATGATTGAAGATGGACTTTGTCTTTTACTGGATGTTGATGATATTGACCACGTGTTGCAATTTAGTCAGCCACAAGATGGTGGTGCACATCTTCGAAGGAGGAGGCAGGTTCTTTTGGAGGGGTTAGCTGCCTCTTTGCAATTGGTTGATCCACTTGGCCATGGCAAAGGCAGCCATCCTGTCAACTTGGCATCAAAGGATGACCTTGTATTCTTGCGGTTGGTGTCTCTTCCAAAGGGTCGTAAGCTTCTCGCCAGGTATCTCCATCTCCTTGTCCCTGATGGAGAGCTGACACAGATTGTTTCCATGGCTATATTCCGTCACATGAG TAGGACTGTCTCTGCATGTGTGTGCAGCATGGATCTCAGTGCATTGAGTGCTTGCCTTGCTGCAGTTGCCTGTTCATCAAAGCAACCACCTTTGCACCTACTTGGAAGTTCTGTTGGTGATGGTGCTTTCATCATCTTGAAATCTGTTCTTGATAGAGCAACAGATCTCTTTACTGACCCTCACATGGCTGCCACATACAACATGTCTAATCGTGCTCTTTGGTAGGCATCATTCAGTTCCTTCTTTGAGTTACTCACTAGGTATTTCCTGAGTAAGTATGACAACATCATCCATTCATTGATTATCCATGCTGCCAACATATCGGCTGTTGGGGCAGAGGCAGAAAAAGCAATAAGCAGGGAAATGCCAGTCAAATTGTTTAGGGCCAGCATTCTACACACAAATGAGCATCAGCGCAAGTTGTTGTCAGATTTTGCACAGCAGTCCATGCCTATTTCTAGTTTCCATGGACGTGTAACCCCAGAATCTGCGCAGAGATAA